tttttgcataatttttatatagtttttatgttgtgggtcaggATTGTGTTTGTAggacccatattcgggttaggattaagtattatattacatttaattttttataatttgaacactaattaaatatatgtacaatctcgtatgtttaatcacgagATGAAGTTCAAAAGTTACAAATATTCAACAAACAAGGGGCATACGCAAATATGAAAGGGATCgcataacatatttataagctaTAATACTTATGTCTAATtagttcatatatattttattactatttttggCTAATATACATAAGAACCattattatctattatataagatTTGTTAACCCAGAGCTATATTGAATCATGAATAAaacaatatgtttctttatatgataaaatattttatttaggaAAACTTCTAATTTGTATcacaattattttaatttaaattttattttgatatcCGAActgtataatattattatatatcatggtataaattataattcggTTTATTTGGAACAATTacctacattataatataccttcatattaatgattatatttttaatgttaattaaacacactaataatatataatagataatcataaaaaataaattcatgaatatcgatcgagaatcgacaatataacatagTCTATAAAAGATtgttatgcatctaacattttttgtaatacAACAAAAATCacactatatataatattttttaagttttaattgtagatactattatctttttgtattccctttatatttgtattaaaattaattagtattaataaaatttgctttatatacattaatttattttctataaaggtataatattaaattattaactataatttttaaactttatagtttttaggtataaataaattatattttaaatagttaaaagaaaaaatataagtatattaattaaatttcatatcatattgtgttctaataattataaataatatggaaGATAGAAtagcattattattatacgcctatatatataaactagTAAAATATTCTACTAATAAccaatattaaaatatttctttattgtggaaacttcatataattaaatattaattttatcgaaaagacacataataatacattacataggtatcaatgttatatattttgttaaagattcaattGGGGATATatggttttatattttaaaaacttGGATAAATGGAGAAAAAACTAAAGACTCAATTAGTGTTAATGTCTTTTTATAATTCTATATTAACGCATATTCTATTATAAGTGTTTAATGAAatgtcatttttttaatctaaAATAGCATTTCTttatcatagaattaataaaatatagaatttttaataaattatttgaatgtatatacattgataacaaTAACCATAAAacatataagataaaaatgaacaatgtAAAAGATTTaacgaatatttatctaaatatatatattaaaagagaaaatatatcttatctctctcatCTAAAAGGGCAATATAACaacataattaaacatagttttatatatacttaaaaattttcgtcaatagttatttatatattaatatttaatatctattaagtataattttaaaaaaacatgcattaaaagacttatttaagcttataaatacgggttcagtgctaattgccGCTTTAACGGtggaaaaatatagaaaacgttataaaattactaaataaagaatacttctaaattggaatatgtaggaataaaaataaagttatagaactgattaaaatgaattgtgaatttatatacattcattaaaaacaatataaatttatataatttgcatatagatgtaagtaaaataacttaatttgaaaatattataattttaataaaacagtgatatataatattagaaacaagtatttaaatatttaatatatttaaaaaatagactatttatatattttaaggattatagtaataatataatttttattcttttagatttatacagcatttaattttttgaaggACAATCATCaaaacataagatataaatatattccttttttatgttaaaaaatactttaaattctttataggaggatatccatttttataataaagatataccagatgttagtaagaatatcattttttgtataaaatttattgcatatatatataataaaaattgtattaagcaactctctatttaaggtaactTAGTTAATTAGCATAAATACAAATAGAACGTTTCTTTAgtaataacattattttattattctatattaatttaattattgaaaaacatataaaatatttaactacagacagctGATATATATTgggttaaagtatttgcgtcaCATATTTGGTGCAGTACATATAAAAGAACATGCttctactcaatttacaaacCAAAAATAAAACCTGATTATAATGAGTGAACATAtggtatatacattttttttaataaaaatgttttccTTTACACTTTTTGATAtcgtattatatataaatatcattaaactttattttaataatattttcagtAATGCACATTtctaatcattttttttaaatgtttttttagtgGCGTAAGTTCGTTTATGTAAGGAcgaattttatatatgaacCGAATAGtagaatttataaatttataagtGATGTCCTTTTCAAAGaatattgtaataataaaatatgtggTAGTGatctcgataaaattaatgctgTGTTTTTACATTTGTTTAATGAACTCTTTGGGACTTCTGACGCGTTTAATattaattcaaaaaataatatcaatattgttgagtacattatcatatggttaagttatatattAAGCCTAAAATCACATGAGGGAATCATCAAtctaaatgatttttataatcaatatataaataatgatgagAAGTATAATAAGAAAATAGATGGTGTTACTGATTATAGTAgttataaggatcttataaataaaaaacaaaatttgaTGAGTATTGGTATTAAAgatatgtctaaattttatcatgcatttaatgaattatgtaatatgtataatatatttgatgcAAAACAGCCAGATTGCAAGAATTATTTGAAATATGCTAAAAAGtttgttgaaaaatatgatgaactTAATGAAgattataataatggtaAAGACACCCCCTATAATCAATTATTatctacattatcaaatgattattataattttaaaaatgtatgtaATGATGCTCAATCTAGCAACTTTCCATTACTTCCAACATATTCAcgaaaatttttaataaaaaggaCACTAATTCCAAttgcatttatatttgttgccgtatcaattttcttgggaattgcatataaggtaaataataagtcaattaaacaatatattcAGCACTGATTAAtttgtgaatataaataaattatacatttttttaaatttttatattagtattcgttacttggatttcggaaacgatctcaaaagCAATGTTTAAgagaaagaataaaaaaaataaagaagaaaatgacaaataatatatgttaagaagcTGTTTATtgggaaataaataatttttgcataatttttatatagtttttatgttttggaacccatattcgggttagggctaagtattatatctcatttaattttttataatttaaacactaatttaatatatataccatcCCGTATTCTTAATCAAGagatgaaattaaaaatatgtactcCCAAAGGAGCAttgccattaatatgaaaaaggcTACATTACATTtattcataagttataatacatataattgagtgttcatgtcgatttaatttgattaaaataaaatgtctatattgtgtatattaattcatattatgatatatcataattatttattatataaaacttgttaatatgtggttatattgaattatgtataacataatatgtttcttcatttgattaaaattttatttagtgaaacttataatttgtgctacaattaatttaaattatactaTGCCAATTGAAATGtaataatagcattataTATGAGGTTGGGTATTATTATAAGATGATTCATTTGGAACAATTgcctacattataatatatcttcatattaatatgtatgtttttaagattaattaaacatattaccaatatataacaggtagtcataaaatatagattcataaaatatcgatcgaggtTCAACAACAATACCTATAAAAGatgttttatgcatctaacatttttagtaatacataaaaattaaattatagatatatgtatattatccttttaactttcgattatatatagtatcattttatgttcaatttttaattaatattaatagaaatcgttctatatacattaatttatttactataaagatataatatttgattaatcactattaatttttaaattttatattttgaagtatatacaaattggaaatatatatttaaagtagttaaaagacaaaatataattatattaataaaatttaatgttatattttgttttaacaaatgtaaataatatgacaaaacaatgttattattatatgcttatacatataaaataataaaatactataccaataattaatattaaaatattgttttattgtggaaactgaatacaattaaatattaatttgatcgaaaagacacataataatacattataaaggtatcactgctatatatttgttaaagatccaatttgggatatgtggttttat
Above is a window of Plasmodium yoelii strain 17X genome assembly, chromosome: 9 DNA encoding:
- a CDS encoding PIR protein, which produces MSEHMWRKFVYVRTNFIYEPNSRIYKFISDVLFKEYCNNKICGSDLDKINAVFLHLFNELFGTSDAFNINSKNNINIVEYIIIWLSYILSLKSHEGIINLNDFYNQYINNDEKYNKKIDGVTDYSSYKDLINKKQNLMSIGIKDMSKFYHAFNELCNMYNIFDAKQPDCKNYLKYAKKFVEKYDELNEDYNNGKDTPYNQLLSTLSNDYYNFKNVCNDAQSSNFPLLPTYSRKFLIKRTLIPIAFIFVAVSIFLGIAYKYSLLGFRKRSQKQCLRERIKKIKKKMTNNIC